Part of the Lates calcarifer isolate ASB-BC8 linkage group LG6, TLL_Latcal_v3, whole genome shotgun sequence genome, TCACCATCCTACAGCAATGAGTTTTTAGTAGTTATGATAAATGAAACCAAAGTGCAAATGCTTCttaaagatgaaaacatcaacatcaaactCAGTCCCATCCTGTGCAACAATACAATTCTAATCAGAGTAAGTGCTCCACACCACCTCTACAAGTTAGTGTccacagtggaaaaaatgtttgtttagtAATAATAAGTGAGTAACATTTCCAAGTGGACTCACTGGAAACTTTTCTGAGGCCAAGTGATGGAATCTCAGCAGTCAGACAGGACCACTAGGTTTGTGGATGAGTGAACAGAGAACAGTTTTTCTGAGCTTCCCCGACAATCTTCATGTAAACCTGCTAAACTAAGCTCAGAGACCTGCCTTGCTCCGAACACGGCTCATACTGCTGATTATGTGTAGAGGGCCAAACTGTAATATGTCAAGTACCATTTTATCTATACTTGCCCCGAAGCCTTGGACCCTTTCAGTTATTTACATCTACAGTatatctttcctttttttctttaatctcttAGGTCCAGTTGATTCTTACAATGGGTGTCTGAATGAAAAGTTTGGATGAAGCATTTTCTGCCATTGCTGAAAATTTTCTAACCTATTAACAGGATCTATTACCTCAAGTTGTTTCTGCTGACGTCTCAGGAGCACATCCTCCAGAGGAGTCCTGCTCTGTCCCTCCTCTTCCTGGTCACTCTGCaccctcttccttctctccagCACCTGCTGAAGTTCTGATCTGCTGCTCAGTGCCAGACCCCTTAGCCCATagagagggaaacagctggAGTTAGCCATGGTGGAAAAGTCAAAAGATATGTGGTTTATAGACAGTATGGTAGGGTCTATGTTTGGTGTCAACTttttactgtaactgtcacTTTGTTCTGACaacacatttcagaaaatgacTAGGAGTACTCCCAgtgttgctttttttaattttattttatttttttaacctggcTTAGCCTTCTAGACTCTGCTTTCATCTTAGTAACATTATGCACTGCGACATTCATCTATCCTGTAGGCTCACATTTAATCCTGCCCCTAGCTATCTATTCTGGCTATCTACCTTGCAGACATCTATTAGCATCCAGCTGTTTACTGTAAGCTAACACTGGCAAGCTAACGCTAATTAGCTTAGCTGTCAACACTTTCAAACAACTCAGCTAAGAAGATCCCTCCAAGAGTCTGTTAGTTTGCCTCCTGCAGCACAGCCCATCTCTTAAAACTCTGTAAGTGTAACTAAACTCACAGATAGTCCCTGCAGCCTGCTAGTCCTGCCCCCATAGCTGTGATCGGGCAGGTGATTGTTTACATTGTTCAAAAGTAAATACAATGATATACATATGCATTGTATTATACATTAtatctgtgtttgatttgttttcatttaggcATTTAAAATCTTCCAGACATGGAATATAATCAAATGTGGCCacaaaaatctgacattatttgtcgGCATGTGTGTGATTATGGAGTCCTGGAGTaaggtaaataaaataaaaacacatggctTAAGCCTCATTAGGTGAAGTATGGGCACATGTTGCTGGTCTACTAGTGATCATGAAAACTCAGAATGGCATAGATGTTTGACTGATGTGAATCTGGACaagaaacaaagcagaggaaaaaagagatttCATTCAAAAAACTTGAGTGAGTATGAAAAAACACCTCTAATACAAATTTCTCAAATTATCCCATTACTGAAACTAGAATCCACTGGGCTGAATTGAGTAACTTAGCGTGTAGAATAATAGAGCGGATGGTATGGATGGTATACCAGGTGATGGCTATTTGGACAGATCAGATGACGAAATGAGTACAAATGGTATTATACCAAAGAAATTAAATTGGTTACTTATGTTCCTGATGCCAAAAGCCTCAATGTGACCTGTACTTGGAGAGAGTTGGGTAAAGGAGCTCCTCTTTGAGACAAAGAGGAAAGTCTAAGCTCAAGCAAAGATCTAAGTACAGATTGATTTTCTGTATACATATGAAAGCACTCTCAAAAAGTTATTTCATGAGAGTAATTTCATGGATCACTCCTGTCCACGCGTGCTCTTTTGGCTCATCTTAATTTAACCTTCAGGTTAGTTCTAGAGTAGCTCTAATCCTCCTTCATGCAATCAGCTTAATTTAACCTAAACAGGCTTgaaatggacttgtacttatatatcgcttttctagttgtatcgaccactcaaagcattcactcattcacacacacattcatacagtgcttgCTCTATGCACAAAGCACTCTAACACATttacacccattcacacactgatgatacacACATCAGGGGCAATGTGGAGTTCAGTATGTTGCCCAaggatcaaaccactgaccctccgattagtgggcgacccgctctacctcctgagccacagctgccccattCAAGATGTCACTTGGAGTTAAGACAACTTAAACAGGCATTTTAGTCTGTAACTAGGCTTCAGCCCTGTCTGTGAAACTGGCCCTATGTCTTTTTAACTCATCTACAGTTCTGCATTACTTTTGAACTTgttgggcctgattccagcCATTTAAGCCACAGACTACCACTCAGTAAAAGAGGGATTGTACCTGCTCACTgaagttacacagagcaagagTGGGAATAACTGAAGCACCATTCTCCTTATTATAAGTCAGTGTaccatgaaaatgattttgaaactgTTATTTTATGGTAACATAGTTAAATAATGTTACTGTAGCTTACCCATAAATTCACAAATTCATTGTAACATAAGGTAGCAGTAAAATGGATTCCCCCATAAATGATACAACTGGGCCAGTCAATTAAGAGTTGAATTACCTTGGCTtgaacacatttttgaaaattgtGCAGTGATAAAATGCACTCTTCACACAAAGTTGGTAAAATCTGTGATACTGTATTCCATTCCACTTTCTGGCAACTGATTGCATAATCCATGATAAATTATGATACTACATTGGAAATAAGGAAGCATAATTCTCATGGCAGGCTGGATTAGGATCATCATAAACTTCAGATGTTAAAATAGATGAATGTTTAAATTCTGTTGAAAAGTCTTTCTGGTTTGAGTTTTGTAAACTGTTGAGGTCAGATTAACAGATGCAACACAAAGATCCAGTGCTTTCACTGGTGCAGTGTTTGCTATCAGGACAAGCCAGTGTTGGAGCCAGGTCTGTCCTCCTGTTAACATATCACTTTACACTGCTTCAGGTTCCTATGTCCTAAAAGACTGCAGCAGCATGGAGAGAAGGTGTATGATTGCAAgtttgtgagagaaagaaagagactcTCATTTATTCTTAATGAGAGCTGCTTTAGAGAATGACCCGGGGTGGTAGTGGTGGGGGGTTATTAGATCCATTTTGACGATGGACACAGAAGCAAATAAATCCGTACAAAAAGCTGAGTTAAGGTAGTTTAATGGCCCTCATCTTACAAAGAAATAACGCTTGTTTGAAGTCATATGAGAGTTCACCCATTCATAATTTAGAAGGGATGTAAccattttgttgctgctgtatgATACCTACCTCTTGTGGGCCAGTAACAGTTCTTTGTGAAGCTCATTGTGAGTCCTGAGAGTTTTGATGGGGTTTGAATGACCTGAACTGGCTTCAGCTTTGACTGCATTGTCTGACAgagaaatcacattaaaaacacaaaaatgttaaaacatcaCAACAGCACTGAAACTTTCATAGAGATGGACTTTGATAGCATTTTATTGAATATGAATCCAATTCAAAATCCATTCATAAAATCTGAGTCCTGTGGAATCTACTCAACCTTTTTAAGTAGTTTGTTTGGTGGGGAATGCAGACAGTTATGACCATGTACTGTTTAACTCAGCCCAGTAACAAAACACATTCCAAGTGTTTAATGTAACATTAGATTTAGCTTGATATATTTAAGAATCTAGCATCTTATAATTAcattaataacacattttaattgttatttatgCACCATTTACCAGATAAGAACCACACTGACATTAATAGAAACTACAGCAATTAACCATCCAACCTGCTGAAGGCTTGCAGGACTTTCACCATATATTTAATCTCTGTTCTACCTCATCATTCAGTGGATATCAAATCTATATGATCTGTATCAAATCATATGAAATCACTGATGTTGTGCACAGTGCACTTAAGGTTACCTGAAGGTGAAATGGTCACAGAATGTGAGGCTGATACGAAGCACTCAACATAGGTTCTTACTTTAACATGCTGGATGGTACATATTTAAACAAGGGAATTACCATTCCCAGCTTTTGTCCTTGAGTATCTCAGTGACATTGACTGTGGTATGATTGTTGGTGTGGgatgggctggtttgagtgAAACTCCTGATCTCCCTGAGATCCAGGTGTTTCTTTAACTTAGAtccaaattcaaaatgaaactgGACATTGGAACGCATACCCCCTCAACAGATAAAATTTTATCAGTTTAATCAAGCTGTGCACCGGGGAGAAATTAAGAGACTGTGTCACACTGCTCACAAGTACTCTACAATCACTGTTGGATAAATTCTGATCAAAATATCAGTGGCATTTAAGGGTTGGTAAGATcttaaagtaacaaaaaagtCAAGAGTAATGGGATTACCTGTCTCACTGAATAATTAGTAAGATAGGTAAAACTGGCATATCCAGTTTAACCCAACAAGTTAAGTATTTCCTACCTTTGAACAGAGCTAGGTTagttgttttcctctgcttctgGTCTTTAGAGATGTGCATTTGAAAACACTTcctcattttgtcattttctaaGGGATATCTTAACCATATGTTTCAAGTCTAAAGAAGATTGTGCTCTAAAAATGGACCAAGTACTGAAATATATGGTATTCAACATAGAAGACATATTGTAGTTTCTAGACATATTATATAGAACATCACAAGCCACCTCAGATGATCGTCTTGTACACATTGAACTGACCTTTTCTGTGATTGTTGCTCTGTGGATGAGTTTTGTCCATCATCCTGCAAGAGGAGGCCAGCTGGATATCCATATGTGTGTGATTATTGTTGTTAGGAAATGAACCGTTGAGGGACATGGTGGCGTACAGTTGAGATGTATTCAGTTGGACAGGAGGTGGGATGGTTTGGAAGTGGTTGGAGACAGAAGGAAGGGGCAACAGAGGTGGTTCTCAGTGCATGAAAAGGCTTGATGGATAGCAGCACCTGAGGACCTAGTGTGGAGCCCCAGCTGCCTCTGCATGCTGGGCCGCTGCAGAGAGAAGGGGGACCAGGGGGTGATGACAGAGTCAGCATCATGGGAGGAGAGATTGAAATCAAAGggcaggacagacagagatacagTAATGTGGAAACAGTTATCTTAAGTAGAGATGTATAATTTATGTCAGTGAGCGGATGTGTATGTAAATGACTTATCACAGAGCAGATAAGCAATGATACAGTGACAGAGATTCAATGTCAACATTACCATCTAGCTCACTGAACTAGAAAAGAGGAGAGcggcagaagaaaagaaatggtgTAGGATTACAGAATTAGAAAATGTAGAAGCTGATGAAAGGCttattgaaatgaaaaccacaaatatgTACACAGTGGTAACTGCATGAATTTGCAAACAGCACTGAAGTTGCTCCattggtgatttaaaaaaaaaaaaatcttttgctTGAAAGAAAATTACGTTCATAACAGTACAAACTGACATGGAGAAATATTCTGGAGTATAGAtttaacacagcacacagaacaCTAAATTTAATGttacaaaaatgacaaatacagaCACTATACATTCCCCGTAACACATTACATCCTGATCCTTATCATTCTGTGATTATGTGTTTAAAGAGCTTGTTGAAATTTAAAGAGGTCACTCcacagcagatgaatgtgacaATTAGAAACGGTACCAGTTGCTTGTAGCCCAGCATACATTAGATATGGCAAAAGAATCTAAAGGAAAATGAAGACAGGCTTCAGCCCTACCTCTGTTGTACTGGTCCTTCATGAGAGGCTGTTGTCAGAGAACATAAGCCATCGTGTGGAGCTGACACACAGTGATACTATAGAGAGCAGTGTTACTTGAGAGCCCTGAATGCACTCACTCACTGTCTACCCATGGTCAGTCCACAGGGAGACACTGTTTGATAAGTAGGACGAAGCACAACAACAGTGCCGTCACCTGTTTCTGTTTAATATACAGCTCTTGGTCAACTCTACAAAACACACTGTAACTGCTGCTGGGATTCTTATGCATACAACACCATGTAGTGCTATAACATCATTAACAATAATAAGTTCTCCAGTTTGCTTACACAAGTGTACTGTAATGCACAACCAGTTCAATTCATCTAATTTCTTTTAGAATTAATCACTGCATACACTGTATgcctgtatatatttttatccACATATTTTATCTCCATTTTATCATATGTCATTTATAACTTTGTTCTTTACTGTTGGTATTGAAGGGAAACTCTGACAATTTTATACATACAAGTCACGTCATGATGAGTACTATAAAGTCTGTAAGGGCTTGGGGGCTACAGTCTTTCAGCAAAGTGGGGTTGTTGGATTTAAAACACAGGTATTTGGCAGGGAGCATCATAAACCTGCTATTGCATTGCATGATGGGAGATGAAGGATCCCATAGATTTGGAGTTAGGGACAAAATGTCAGGATATTGTCGGCTTTGTTGGCTATGCCTGTAAATAGAATTTTCTCTACCTTGAATTTCTTCTGTTGTTACTTATAGAATGCATTTATATTGTTGCTGACTCATcgaaatagtttgacatttttggaaatttgcagggagttagatgagaagattggtGATGGTCCTGGGTGCAGTTTTGACTGTTCTGAACCTGTATTCTGCTGCGGAGTAGTCGATGGGAACACAACCTGAAAAAAGAGCAGAGCTTGAATCTGTTGTCATtgtgctgtggtttttgtgttgGATCTATGACAGGAAGTTGGGACTAAAAAAAGTTCTCTGCAAGCAAAAAAGCATTTTTCCCACAGAGCATTATAAAATCAGAGcctgtaaaactgttgacaaAATACCTCAACAAGCTCAGTTTTGACTCTTTCTAATATGAATTTTATGGAGGTGGAGGTAAAACTTTTCACAGAGTCAAGATAAGTGACAATCACTATCATTACATCATCAGAGTAATGTGCACATGCACTGGGCTGCACAATgtggaagaaaacattttg contains:
- the si:ch211-218o21.4 gene encoding protein FAM107B, which produces MSLNGSFPNNNNHTHMDIQLASSCRMMDKTHPQSNNHRKDNAVKAEASSGHSNPIKTLRTHNELHKELLLAHKRGLALSSRSELQQVLERRKRVQSDQEEEGQSRTPLEDVLLRRQQKQLEREKEQEERVREEAQLMEFVRVRQNLRKIHSVIQNKAANF